The Geotoga petraea region AACCCAAAAACTAAATTAACAATTCCAGCGATAAACAGCCCAAATTGGGTTGTGAAACCAGTTATTAAAAAGCCTACAAACGCTACAGAAGCAACAGTTGTTGCATACGGCATTTGAGTTTGGACATGATCGATGTGATTACATCCAGCACCGGTACTTGAAAGAATTGTTGTGTCTGAAATAGGAGATGCGTGATCACCATAAATTGCACCAGAAAGCACAGAAGCTACCAATGGAACAATCAAATCAATTCGCCCAGTGCTTGCAGCCATAGGCACTGCAATAGGGATTAAAATACCAAAGGTTCCCCAGCTTGTACCAGTTGAAAAAGAAACAATTGCTGCAGTTAAAAAGAAAAGAGCCGGCATTATTTCTATAGGGAAATTATCACTTGCTAAGCTAACTAAATACTCTCCAGTCTTTAGATCACCCCTTATAATTGCCCCAATAGTCCAAGCAAGAATAAGTATTTCTAATGCAGGAAGCATCATTTTAAACCCTTTCCAAGCCAATTCTGGAATCTCTTTTAGGTTAATGGTTTTTCTTATAGTAAACCAAGATAATGTAAAAATCAAAGTAATCACCCCACCCCAAAAGAGTGCAAAAGCAGAATTCATATTTTCAAAAGCAACTGCCAAGTTATTTTCTCCACCGAAGAGAGCATAACCGCCTGTGTATAACATAAACATTATTATTGAAAAGATCAAAATTACAATAGGTAAAACTAAATCAATTACCTTTCCTTTTGAATCAGGTTCAACATCGTTTTGTATGTTGTTTGCTACTTTTTTATCTGAATTGAATAAATCTCCCTCTGAAACAGCTATAAATTCATGTTCATACATAGGACCATAATCATAGTTTTTCCAAATAATCATAATAACCATAAATATTGTTAATATAGCATATGAATTAAAGAAAATTGATGATAAAAATACATTATAAGGATTTAAATTAGCTAAAACTCCGGAGCCAACTCCAGATTGCGTTAATTGTGAAATAACTTCTGCTACCCAACTTGAAATGGGTGCTAATATGCATATTGGAGCAGCAGTAGAATCTATAAT contains the following coding sequences:
- a CDS encoding Na+/H+ antiporter NhaC family protein — encoded protein: MDYGIWSLLPPLVAIGLAFLTKKVLISLFAGIVTGALIVTQGHIWEAAVKIVNLIWENVEFSNLRSLESFNESWNLFILLFLVILGFMVALISRAGGAVAYGNWASKKIKTRKGASFSTFILGVLIFLDDYFNSLTVGTVMKPVTDKYNVSRAKLAYIIDSTAAPICILAPISSWVAEVISQLTQSGVGSGVLANLNPYNVFLSSIFFNSYAILTIFMVIMIIWKNYDYGPMYEHEFIAVSEGDLFNSDKKVANNIQNDVEPDSKGKVIDLVLPIVILIFSIIMFMLYTGGYALFGGENNLAVAFENMNSAFALFWGGVITLIFTLSWFTIRKTINLKEIPELAWKGFKMMLPALEILILAWTIGAIIRGDLKTGEYLVSLASDNFPIEIMPALFFLTAAIVSFSTGTSWGTFGILIPIAVPMAASTGRIDLIVPLVASVLSGAIYGDHASPISDTTILSSTGAGCNHIDHVQTQMPYATTVASVAFVGFLITGFTTQFGLFIAGIVNLVFGFIVLTILFKFLHEKSARKHERNLKEKLKEYN